The following nucleotide sequence is from Lysobacter panacisoli.
ACGGTGCTGACGCGCTGGATCGCACGCGCCGCGTCGCGCCGGCTTGGCAATGGCGTGGACCATCTGATCGTGCCGAGCGGGCAGATGGTCGAGGTGCTCGAGCGCTACGGCATGGACACGCCGTACACGGTGTTGCCGACGGGCATCGAGCTGGCCGAATTCGCCGGCGGCGACGGCGCGGCGTTCCGCGCTGCGAACGCCATCGCCCCGGACCGCCCGACCCTTGTGACGGTCAGCCGGCTGTCGCTGGAGAAGAACATCGACTTCCTCCTGCAGGTCGTGCAGCGGCTGGTGGCGGAGTTCCCGACGCTGCTGTTCCTGATCGCCGGCGAGGGGCCGGACGCCCCGCGCCTGCGCCGGCGCGTGCAGGAACTGGGCGTGCAGGATCACGTGCGCTTCTTCGGGAACCTCGACCGGGGCACGACGCTGCTGGACTTCTACCGCGCCGGCGACGCGTTCGTGTTCGCCTCGCCGACCGAGACGCAGGGGCTGGTGCTGATCGAGGCGATGGCGCTGGGCGTGCCGATCGTTTCGACCGCGGTAATGGGCACGGCGACGGTGCTGCGCGAGGCGCGCGGGGCACTGATTGCTGACGAGGAGGTGGCCGCCTTCGCCGCGCAGACCGCTTTGCTGCTGCGCTCGCCCTCGCTGCGCGCGTCACTGGCGGCGGCGGGACCGGGCGACGCCCGGCATTGGAGCACCGATGCGCTGACTTCACGCATCGAGGCGCTTTATTCCTCCCTGGCGGGAACGCGTGCGGTGCCGGCACCGGCGTGAGACCCCTGCGATGAAAGATCGACGCTGCGTGTACCATCCGCGCACCGTCATCCGCCATTGAGGTCGCAACATGTCCCTTTCGATGCATGAGGCCAGCGTGCCCGTGTTCCGCCACATGCTCGGCGCGCTGTCGGGCGTGCTGTCCAAGGGTGAGGCCCACGCCGTCGAGCAGGGATTCGATCCGGACGTGCTGCTGCAGACGCGCCTGTTCCCGGACATGTTCCCGCTGCTGCGCCAGGTGCAGATCGCGTGCGATTTCGCCAAGAGCATCAGCGCGCGCCTGGCCGACGTCGAAGTGCCCGCCATTCCCGACGAGGA
It contains:
- a CDS encoding glycosyltransferase, whose translation is MKILMLSDVYFPRVNGVSTSIRTFARSLVRRGHDVTLVAPDYGHGSGQAAHDEEFEVLRLPSRVIFFDPEDRLIRAGAARRLREQLARREWDVIHIHTPFRAHTMGVQLARQGAWPTVETYHTYFEEYVGHYLPWFPTVLTRWIARAASRRLGNGVDHLIVPSGQMVEVLERYGMDTPYTVLPTGIELAEFAGGDGAAFRAANAIAPDRPTLVTVSRLSLEKNIDFLLQVVQRLVAEFPTLLFLIAGEGPDAPRLRRRVQELGVQDHVRFFGNLDRGTTLLDFYRAGDAFVFASPTETQGLVLIEAMALGVPIVSTAVMGTATVLREARGALIADEEVAAFAAQTALLLRSPSLRASLAAAGPGDARHWSTDALTSRIEALYSSLAGTRAVPAPA